One genomic region from Solwaraspora sp. WMMD792 encodes:
- the eccB gene encoding type VII secretion protein EccB: MATRRDQLHSYQFLTQRVISAFVMRETDPQQSPLRRGIGAIFGGLMIAILVAAGFGIYGIITKAGSDRWQADGAVVIEKETGASFIYLQGKLHPTLNYASAVLASGRPDAPVFRVPGNSLASAPRGVTIGIPGAPNSLAPASKQAGLPWTICSAPSGDDTGRTVETVSLVVSRAPVGGRSLAEEGVLVRDSRQDATYLVWHGRRFLIRDARNVVPALFGEVDAAPVGAAWLNALPAGNAIERVAFSGRNQPSSEVDGWTIGDVLVTQTGSGPQYYLVLDDGLAPITELQQNILRAEFTVEPVEIPVSQATSAPVSSQVRPATGDSAPPATPPALIRPATGDALCAVTSDARAVPTITSVGGTEAGLDEAVPTGSVTRDGVILADYVLVPPGQVAVVRVLGAPTADAGPYYVVTDLGIKFPVPNATVLGQLGYPAAQATDVPTMLVSRIPTGPTLDPVAATRPASAAPAD; encoded by the coding sequence ATGGCCACGCGACGCGACCAACTCCACTCGTACCAGTTCCTCACCCAACGGGTCATCTCTGCCTTCGTGATGCGCGAGACCGACCCGCAGCAGTCCCCGCTGCGCCGCGGTATCGGCGCAATCTTCGGCGGCCTGATGATCGCCATCCTGGTAGCCGCCGGATTCGGCATCTACGGCATCATCACCAAGGCCGGCAGCGACAGGTGGCAGGCCGACGGCGCGGTCGTGATCGAAAAGGAGACCGGCGCCAGCTTCATCTACCTGCAGGGCAAACTGCACCCGACGCTCAACTACGCGTCGGCGGTGCTGGCCTCCGGCCGCCCCGACGCGCCCGTGTTCCGGGTGCCGGGCAACTCACTGGCCAGCGCGCCCCGCGGCGTCACGATCGGCATTCCGGGCGCGCCCAACTCTCTGGCACCGGCCAGTAAGCAAGCTGGTCTTCCTTGGACGATCTGCTCGGCGCCCAGCGGGGACGACACCGGCCGAACCGTCGAGACCGTCTCCCTGGTCGTGTCTCGGGCACCGGTCGGCGGGCGGTCGCTGGCCGAGGAGGGCGTACTGGTCCGCGACTCCCGGCAGGACGCGACGTACCTCGTCTGGCACGGCCGCCGGTTCCTGATCCGCGACGCCCGCAACGTCGTACCCGCCCTATTCGGAGAGGTCGACGCGGCACCGGTCGGCGCGGCGTGGCTCAACGCGCTACCCGCCGGCAACGCCATCGAACGGGTCGCGTTCAGCGGGCGCAACCAGCCGTCCAGCGAAGTGGACGGCTGGACGATCGGCGACGTGCTGGTCACGCAGACCGGCTCGGGGCCGCAGTACTACCTCGTCCTCGACGACGGGCTCGCTCCGATCACCGAGCTGCAGCAGAACATCCTGCGTGCCGAGTTCACCGTGGAGCCGGTCGAGATACCTGTGTCCCAGGCCACGTCGGCACCGGTCAGCAGCCAGGTGCGGCCAGCGACCGGAGACAGCGCCCCGCCCGCGACGCCGCCCGCGCTGATCCGACCGGCCACCGGCGACGCGCTGTGCGCGGTCACCAGCGACGCGCGCGCCGTACCGACGATCACCTCTGTTGGCGGTACGGAGGCCGGCCTCGACGAGGCCGTACCGACCGGCTCGGTCACCCGCGACGGCGTGATCCTCGCCGACTATGTGCTGGTGCCGCCGGGCCAGGTCGCCGTCGTACGGGTGCTCGGCGCGCCGACCGCCGATGCCGGCCCGTACTACGTCGTCACCGACCTCGGCATCAAGTTCCCGGTGCCCAACGCGACAGTCCTCGGGCAGCTCGGCTACCCGGCGGCCCAGGCCACCGACGTGCCGACCATGCTGGTCTCGCGGATACCCACCGGACCGACGCTCGACCCAGTCGCGGCCACCCGCCCCGCCTCGGCTGCCCCCGCCGACTGA
- a CDS encoding S8 family serine peptidase encodes MRRLARAAVVAAAGVLAAGQVAPTPAVAGVVTPVSALAAPSCADPGEAIDPVPWPQRMLGPERIFPLTRGGGVTVAVLDSGVDAGHPQLAGRVESGFDAVAGGGSADSDCLGTGTQVAGVIGAQQERPGGLTGVAPTTRILPIRVVADRLSGEGADPQVLAQGINVAVDGGADVIAVSTITYRDSPALRAAVDRAFSSDVLVLAAAGDLGDGENPTPYPADYDGVIGVGAIQDSGEVWPRSQRGDYVDLVAPGVGVVTLQRTRGRAVVDGTGVACGFAAGAAALLRARRSDLTAEQAARQLLTTTVPAPGGSAYGHGIVNPYSAVHDSLADGGEAQPLPALGKPSSGGSPAWARSRDLALVGTGLAVAVVLTVLTLSIALPRGRRRFWRSAVAPAPARRDESEEPGPPVMLFD; translated from the coding sequence ATGAGGCGGCTGGCCCGCGCAGCAGTGGTCGCGGCGGCCGGTGTGCTCGCGGCGGGCCAGGTCGCGCCGACTCCGGCGGTGGCCGGCGTCGTTACGCCGGTTTCGGCGCTGGCCGCGCCCAGCTGCGCCGATCCCGGCGAGGCCATCGATCCGGTGCCCTGGCCGCAGCGGATGCTCGGGCCGGAGCGGATCTTCCCGCTGACCAGGGGCGGTGGAGTGACCGTCGCGGTGCTCGACTCCGGTGTCGACGCCGGCCACCCGCAGTTGGCCGGCCGCGTCGAATCCGGATTCGACGCGGTAGCCGGCGGCGGGTCCGCGGACAGCGACTGCCTCGGTACGGGCACGCAGGTCGCCGGCGTGATCGGTGCCCAGCAGGAGCGCCCGGGCGGGCTCACCGGCGTGGCACCCACCACCCGGATCCTGCCGATCCGGGTGGTGGCCGACCGGCTCTCCGGCGAGGGCGCCGATCCGCAGGTGCTCGCGCAGGGCATCAATGTGGCCGTTGACGGCGGCGCCGACGTGATAGCGGTGTCGACCATCACGTACCGCGACTCGCCGGCCCTGCGCGCGGCGGTGGACCGGGCGTTCTCCAGCGACGTGCTGGTCCTGGCCGCCGCCGGGGACCTCGGCGACGGCGAGAACCCCACCCCGTACCCAGCGGACTACGACGGCGTGATCGGCGTCGGCGCGATCCAGGACAGTGGCGAGGTCTGGCCCAGGTCGCAGCGCGGCGACTACGTCGACCTGGTCGCGCCGGGCGTCGGGGTGGTCACGCTGCAACGGACGCGCGGCCGAGCGGTGGTCGACGGCACGGGGGTGGCCTGTGGCTTCGCGGCCGGCGCGGCGGCGCTGCTGCGCGCCCGGCGCTCCGACCTGACCGCCGAGCAGGCCGCCCGGCAGTTGCTGACCACTACCGTCCCGGCACCCGGCGGATCCGCGTACGGCCACGGCATCGTCAACCCGTACTCGGCGGTGCACGACAGTCTGGCCGACGGCGGTGAAGCGCAGCCGTTGCCCGCGCTCGGCAAGCCGTCCAGCGGAGGGTCACCCGCCTGGGCGCGCAGCCGCGACCTCGCTCTGGTGGGCACCGGTCTGGCGGTCGCCGTGGTGCTGACCGTACTGACGCTGTCGATCGCGCTGCCGCGGGGCCGGCGGCGGTTCTGGCGCTCGGCGGTGGCTCCCGCGCCGGCGCGGCGGGACGAATCCGAAGAACCCGGCCCGCCGGTCATGCTCTTCGACTGA
- a CDS encoding SseB family protein — translation MTQSWEPANETERAMVRALLDGDRQDFFRILAFSDLYLPQRTTDRGGPQRLMTMQLFGQTFLPVFTSVEGMAAQVGGAADGYAVTNCAELRRKWPNPQWRLAVNVGSPIDMYVPIESVQAAALGEIVVPTVSEVVAEAEKQVPTEGDVDPDGYIQALLDTVVLLPTLGEVPDANQILSDDFPWRPVGTEEAPFIEVFTSEETFVEAYPEPVPAVTVAFPFVLSLWPEGHNLAVDPRTAQELTVPSEHVQMLLLLGAADDAEEDER, via the coding sequence GTGACACAGTCGTGGGAGCCCGCGAACGAGACCGAGCGGGCGATGGTCCGCGCCCTGCTGGACGGCGACCGCCAGGACTTCTTCCGCATCCTGGCGTTCAGCGACCTCTACCTGCCGCAGCGCACCACCGACCGGGGCGGGCCGCAGCGACTGATGACCATGCAACTGTTCGGGCAGACGTTCCTGCCGGTGTTCACCTCGGTCGAGGGTATGGCGGCGCAGGTGGGCGGTGCCGCCGACGGGTACGCGGTGACGAACTGCGCCGAGCTGCGGCGCAAGTGGCCCAACCCGCAGTGGCGGCTCGCCGTCAACGTCGGCTCGCCGATCGACATGTACGTACCGATCGAGTCGGTGCAGGCGGCCGCGCTCGGAGAGATCGTGGTCCCGACCGTGTCAGAGGTGGTGGCCGAGGCCGAAAAACAGGTGCCGACGGAGGGCGACGTCGACCCCGACGGTTACATCCAGGCCCTGCTCGACACGGTGGTGCTGCTGCCGACCCTGGGCGAGGTGCCGGACGCGAACCAGATCCTGTCGGACGACTTCCCCTGGCGGCCGGTCGGCACGGAAGAGGCGCCGTTCATCGAGGTCTTCACGTCCGAGGAGACGTTCGTCGAGGCGTATCCTGAGCCGGTGCCCGCCGTGACCGTGGCGTTTCCGTTCGTGCTGTCCCTGTGGCCGGAGGGGCACAATCTGGCGGTCGACCCGCGTACCGCGCAGGAGTTGACGGTGCCGAGCGAGCACGTACAGATGCTCCTGCTGCTCGGCGCAGCTGACGACGCGGAGGAGGACGAGCGGTGA
- a CDS encoding SMI1/KNR4 family protein, giving the protein MTQPALPPIPGARHAFRVVHAGSPMLRIRYRRGVAFGPHGFPDWTPYARALVELPPAPSDFGMDEARVLNVLTANETMTRTGDQLWAAGTGTPVGWTWAHLAGTRRLALVPIELHGAARHLGGVSTGAADRSRRGLPVEDGPPPPIHFAARLSPEAVGKVEERLGYALPPAYRDFLVRTNGGRPAWPAVHPRFGFVVDQPFFGVARQDWLQDLIYANAWFGDRLTAEFLAVGYVQGGLIAVRVRGGDEGSVWYWDDDDPRDTDAYGAADVADRLLHRCADGFAAFWRALREVPSSLRAIAERDAAGAHASPVWDERMGADLPAARRAPEALP; this is encoded by the coding sequence ATGACCCAACCGGCGCTGCCGCCCATTCCGGGCGCGCGGCACGCGTTCCGGGTGGTGCACGCCGGATCGCCGATGCTGCGGATCCGGTACCGGCGCGGCGTGGCGTTCGGGCCGCACGGCTTTCCGGACTGGACGCCGTACGCCCGGGCCCTGGTCGAGTTGCCGCCGGCCCCGTCCGACTTCGGCATGGACGAGGCGCGCGTGCTGAACGTGCTGACCGCCAACGAGACGATGACCCGCACCGGTGATCAACTATGGGCGGCGGGCACCGGCACGCCGGTGGGCTGGACCTGGGCACACCTGGCCGGCACGCGGCGACTCGCGCTGGTGCCGATCGAGTTGCACGGCGCCGCCCGGCACCTCGGCGGGGTCAGCACCGGGGCCGCCGACCGCAGCCGGCGCGGCCTGCCCGTCGAGGACGGACCGCCGCCGCCGATCCACTTCGCCGCGCGCCTGTCACCCGAGGCGGTGGGCAAGGTGGAGGAGCGCCTGGGGTACGCGCTGCCGCCCGCGTACCGTGATTTTCTGGTCCGCACCAACGGCGGCCGACCGGCGTGGCCGGCCGTCCACCCGCGCTTCGGGTTCGTGGTCGACCAGCCGTTCTTCGGCGTCGCCCGGCAGGACTGGCTGCAGGACCTGATCTACGCCAACGCGTGGTTCGGCGACCGGCTCACCGCCGAATTTCTCGCGGTCGGGTACGTGCAGGGCGGCCTGATCGCGGTCCGGGTGCGCGGCGGCGACGAGGGCTCCGTCTGGTACTGGGACGACGACGATCCCCGCGACACGGACGCGTACGGCGCGGCTGACGTGGCGGACCGGCTGCTGCACCGGTGCGCCGATGGGTTCGCCGCCTTCTGGCGCGCGCTGCGCGAGGTGCCCTCGTCGCTGCGGGCGATCGCCGAGCGAGACGCGGCCGGTGCTCACGCGTCGCCGGTGTGGGACGAGCGGATGGGTGCCGACCTGCCCGCCGCCAGACGCGCGCCGGAGGCCCTGCCGTGA
- a CDS encoding WD40 repeat domain-containing protein, whose protein sequence is MSQPEVEGRVAPRVHYRFGNEFSPANRHGRVELTVTVDGGARLDHYEVGRVRRWTARLDPVVWPRLLDELRRSSFPAVEVPPIPPGGTSHQIEVVGAELAGELVLDRAAAPGSGLAGALRILDSLVYQLSGGAVRATRDDLPQLAHWIVAEPPEAEAAVGVASFGMAGGAPAYAVTTPENSFRLFSVPDGEPRGASTRSSAPIRALALGAAGARELLATGGDDQIVKVWDVNTGAELHARGGPEGAVRAVTAAVVGGDGWIFAAGGDGRVWSWRMAGGVIEERGAISGWTGSLNDVCFARVADLDLVAAGGDEGVVYVWNVADGSNLHTLSGHQGWVNAVSMMGTGRKGLLASGGADGVVRVWDLATGKQVHALAGQAAGASGVGQTAGVTGVVFGEVAGQPVVASCALDGMLRLWDVASGDALGAWPCGGDWPSGIAAVQTGDRSVIVTSCADGPVRGWDVVGGSLVLELTADALGGAVTAVAAGRSGDRTLLATGYPDGGMRLWDAASGSPVRTHRPADGRVTSVAFGLFGGAPVLVTGDATGTVRVDDVGSGEVLSVPTPHTGSVLALGFATVGDRDVVVSGGADGTVRVWDALTGAPLRRMLGHLAAVTAVTAGWVGDRMVIVSAGRDRVVRSWDAATGEPLHGGHGHPASVYCLAFGSLEHRPVIASGGQDGTVRIWDAATGAELHVLSGNDGTVTALAFGATDGTSFLAVATDDGAVRVWRLPDGLLARETRLAQRPMAALFSAPDRFHVAGRSGLAVVDIG, encoded by the coding sequence GTGTCGCAACCGGAGGTCGAAGGCCGGGTGGCCCCGCGGGTCCACTACCGGTTCGGGAACGAGTTTTCGCCGGCCAACCGGCACGGGCGGGTCGAGCTGACGGTGACCGTCGACGGCGGCGCGCGGCTCGACCACTACGAGGTCGGCCGGGTCCGGCGGTGGACGGCGCGGCTGGACCCGGTGGTGTGGCCGCGGCTGCTCGACGAACTGCGCCGGTCCTCCTTCCCGGCCGTCGAGGTGCCGCCGATCCCGCCCGGCGGTACCAGCCACCAAATCGAGGTGGTCGGCGCGGAGCTGGCCGGGGAGCTGGTGCTGGACCGTGCCGCGGCGCCCGGCTCCGGGCTGGCCGGGGCGCTGCGGATCCTCGACTCGCTGGTGTACCAGCTCAGCGGCGGTGCGGTACGCGCCACGCGGGATGACCTTCCGCAGCTGGCCCACTGGATCGTTGCGGAGCCGCCCGAGGCGGAGGCGGCGGTCGGTGTGGCCTCCTTCGGCATGGCGGGCGGCGCGCCCGCATACGCGGTGACGACGCCGGAGAACTCGTTCCGCCTGTTCTCCGTACCGGACGGGGAGCCGCGTGGCGCGTCCACCCGGTCCTCCGCGCCGATCCGGGCGCTCGCCCTGGGGGCGGCCGGTGCGCGGGAACTGCTGGCCACCGGCGGTGACGACCAGATAGTCAAGGTCTGGGACGTCAACACCGGCGCAGAACTGCATGCCCGGGGTGGCCCAGAGGGCGCGGTGCGCGCGGTGACGGCTGCGGTGGTGGGCGGCGATGGCTGGATCTTCGCGGCGGGCGGCGACGGCCGGGTCTGGTCCTGGCGGATGGCCGGTGGGGTCATCGAGGAGCGCGGGGCGATCTCTGGATGGACCGGGAGCCTCAACGACGTGTGCTTCGCCCGGGTCGCGGATCTCGACCTGGTCGCGGCGGGCGGCGACGAGGGCGTCGTGTACGTATGGAACGTCGCGGACGGCTCCAACCTGCACACGCTCAGCGGCCACCAAGGCTGGGTGAACGCAGTATCGATGATGGGCACCGGGCGGAAAGGACTGCTGGCGTCGGGTGGTGCCGACGGCGTCGTACGGGTCTGGGATCTGGCCACGGGTAAGCAGGTGCATGCTCTTGCCGGCCAAGCTGCGGGTGCGAGCGGCGTGGGCCAGACCGCTGGGGTGACCGGCGTGGTGTTCGGCGAGGTGGCCGGGCAGCCCGTCGTGGCCTCCTGCGCCCTGGACGGGATGCTGCGCCTGTGGGATGTCGCCTCCGGCGATGCGCTGGGTGCCTGGCCGTGCGGCGGCGATTGGCCCAGCGGGATCGCGGCCGTCCAGACCGGCGACCGGTCCGTGATCGTCACGTCCTGTGCCGACGGTCCGGTGCGTGGCTGGGACGTGGTCGGCGGCTCGCTGGTGCTGGAGTTGACCGCTGACGCGCTGGGTGGCGCGGTGACCGCCGTCGCCGCCGGGCGGTCCGGCGACCGAACGCTGCTGGCCACCGGCTACCCCGATGGTGGCATGCGCCTGTGGGACGCGGCGAGTGGCTCGCCGGTCCGGACCCACCGCCCGGCCGACGGGCGGGTCACCTCTGTCGCGTTCGGGCTGTTCGGTGGCGCCCCGGTGCTGGTGACCGGCGACGCCACCGGCACCGTACGCGTCGACGACGTGGGCAGCGGCGAGGTGCTGTCCGTGCCGACACCGCACACCGGTTCCGTGCTGGCGCTGGGCTTCGCGACGGTCGGCGACCGCGACGTGGTGGTGTCCGGCGGCGCGGACGGCACGGTGCGGGTCTGGGATGCGCTCACCGGGGCGCCGCTGCGGCGGATGCTCGGCCACCTGGCTGCGGTGACGGCCGTGACGGCCGGGTGGGTCGGTGACCGGATGGTGATCGTCTCGGCCGGCCGGGACCGGGTGGTACGCAGCTGGGACGCGGCCACCGGAGAGCCGCTGCACGGCGGCCACGGGCACCCGGCGTCGGTGTACTGTCTCGCCTTCGGCTCGCTGGAGCACCGCCCCGTGATCGCGTCGGGTGGCCAGGACGGGACGGTACGGATCTGGGACGCGGCCACCGGCGCGGAGCTCCACGTACTGTCCGGCAACGACGGCACCGTGACCGCGCTGGCCTTCGGCGCGACCGACGGCACCAGCTTCCTCGCGGTGGCGACCGACGATGGCGCGGTGCGGGTGTGGCGGCTGCCGGACGGCCTTCTGGCCCGCGAGACGCGGCTGGCACAGCGGCCGATGGCGGCGCTGTTCTCGGCGCCCGACCGGTTTCACGTCGCTGGCCGATCCGGCCTGGCCGTAGTGGACATTGGCTGA
- a CDS encoding YbaB/EbfC family nucleoid-associated protein, whose protein sequence is MERPNWNSLSDIIGDLKRATAELPDLHKKMLKVTGTAWSDDRMIKAVVGPRGHLLELDIDPRVFRKPNSKALSAAIVQTVRLAVEDATRQSAEIIDETLPSDLRSGRLADDLDITKLVRSHDADVRLKEDEDRG, encoded by the coding sequence GTGGAGCGTCCTAACTGGAACTCATTGAGCGACATCATCGGCGATTTGAAGCGTGCCACTGCCGAGTTGCCCGATCTGCACAAGAAAATGCTGAAAGTCACCGGCACCGCCTGGTCCGACGACCGCATGATCAAGGCAGTGGTCGGCCCGCGTGGGCACCTGCTCGAACTTGACATCGATCCGCGCGTCTTCCGTAAGCCCAACTCCAAGGCGCTGTCGGCCGCGATCGTGCAGACCGTGCGGCTCGCTGTCGAGGACGCGACGCGGCAAAGTGCCGAGATCATCGACGAAACCCTGCCGAGTGACCTGCGTTCGGGCCGGCTCGCCGATGACCTCGACATCACCAAGCTCGTACGCAGCCACGACGCCGATGTACGGCTGAAGGAGGACGAGGACCGTGGGTAG
- a CDS encoding WXG100 family type VII secretion target, with amino-acid sequence MGQPITYNFGQIADVATAIGTYQGNMDRMLGELYQSFTQLFANDWSGAAGQACDEARIKWNQGADEIREALMRLGTTVGASAERMQQVDNQLSAGF; translated from the coding sequence ATGGGTCAACCCATTACCTACAACTTCGGCCAGATCGCCGACGTGGCGACAGCCATCGGCACCTATCAGGGCAATATGGACCGTATGCTGGGCGAGTTGTACCAGTCCTTCACCCAGCTCTTCGCAAACGACTGGTCGGGCGCCGCGGGTCAGGCGTGCGACGAGGCCCGGATCAAGTGGAACCAGGGTGCGGACGAGATCAGGGAGGCACTCATGCGCCTCGGCACCACGGTGGGTGCTTCGGCTGAGCGCATGCAGCAGGTCGACAACCAGCTCTCGGCCGGCTTCTGA
- a CDS encoding WXG100 family type VII secretion target has product MALPSVTETGPWVSCVLWGGSPEAGGGTEERGERTLTGTPGVGQVHATQEQLNAMAQRCQDTGETLATGMAQLLDRIQSLSGGGMSGAANNALQGVSADLNSGLTTILNALDELSGKISNASSQYGVNDEDAANEIRAAAEATGNSTVINALRG; this is encoded by the coding sequence GTGGCGCTACCCTCGGTTACGGAGACAGGGCCATGGGTCTCGTGTGTCCTGTGGGGAGGCTCTCCTGAAGCGGGGGGCGGGACAGAGGAGCGGGGTGAACGCACCTTGACAGGTACTCCAGGCGTTGGCCAGGTACACGCCACGCAGGAACAGCTCAACGCAATGGCGCAGCGGTGTCAGGACACCGGGGAGACGCTGGCCACCGGCATGGCGCAGTTGCTCGACCGGATCCAGTCGCTCAGTGGTGGCGGCATGAGCGGTGCCGCCAACAACGCGCTCCAGGGGGTGTCGGCTGACCTCAACTCGGGTCTCACGACGATCCTGAACGCGCTGGACGAGCTCTCCGGCAAGATCAGCAATGCCTCGTCGCAGTACGGCGTGAACGACGAGGACGCCGCAAACGAAATCCGTGCCGCCGCTGAGGCGACCGGCAACAGCACCGTCATCAACGCGCTGCGCGGCTGA
- a CDS encoding MFS transporter, producing the protein MSGGAGRPARPPLAAAVPPLLVFFNPLTQLAYIPISVGLGRSLDLSPAQIGITIGAHSVATAAAGVLTGPLLDLVPVRRILLPGMLVNAVVSILLCLYQSYAVLTVGRLLTGFASGAVALCGQALVADLTQGDPKARDRGYSMLQTFVSMGAASALALGAFAASLQQPVIVFAVCAGYATVLLAVVLVARLGRERPPATHPADVPFGQRIQLTLRAIRRMLGERRRRWLILSSIGIGLIMQGSHFGISVLLDRLPDLSTLERIGVSILIPCGVFTGSFINRMSLKRISREQLFTRLYLVIPLAAAAYAAVAFAGLDVVAVALTLVLLGTCLGALMPLSMAISVNWNPELRATAAATDALSRSVGQTTGPIAVGALVAVGGVSTVGVVVFGATLLGLAASRNIFTATNSA; encoded by the coding sequence GTGAGCGGCGGTGCCGGCCGCCCGGCCCGGCCCCCGTTGGCCGCCGCCGTACCCCCGCTGCTGGTGTTCTTCAACCCGCTCACCCAGCTGGCGTACATTCCGATCTCGGTCGGCCTGGGGCGCAGTCTCGACCTGAGTCCGGCCCAGATCGGCATCACCATCGGCGCGCACAGCGTGGCCACGGCAGCCGCCGGTGTGCTCACCGGTCCGCTGCTCGACCTCGTTCCGGTCCGCCGGATCCTGCTCCCCGGGATGCTGGTCAACGCCGTCGTGTCGATCCTGCTGTGCCTGTACCAGAGCTACGCCGTACTCACCGTCGGACGGCTGCTCACCGGCTTCGCCAGCGGTGCCGTGGCGCTCTGCGGCCAGGCGCTGGTGGCCGACCTGACCCAGGGCGACCCGAAGGCCCGCGACCGGGGCTACTCGATGCTGCAGACGTTCGTCAGCATGGGCGCCGCCTCGGCGCTCGCGCTGGGCGCGTTCGCCGCGTCGCTGCAGCAGCCGGTCATCGTGTTCGCGGTCTGCGCCGGCTACGCGACCGTCCTGCTGGCCGTCGTGCTCGTCGCCAGACTGGGCCGGGAACGCCCGCCCGCCACCCATCCGGCCGACGTCCCGTTCGGACAACGGATCCAGCTGACCCTGCGGGCGATCCGCCGGATGCTGGGCGAACGGCGCCGCCGCTGGCTGATCCTGTCCAGCATCGGCATCGGCCTGATCATGCAGGGCAGCCACTTCGGCATCAGCGTGCTCCTCGACCGGCTACCCGACCTGAGCACACTGGAACGGATCGGCGTGTCGATCCTCATCCCCTGCGGGGTCTTCACCGGCAGCTTCATCAACCGGATGTCGCTGAAACGGATCAGCCGTGAACAGTTGTTCACCCGGCTCTACCTGGTCATCCCGCTCGCGGCGGCAGCATACGCGGCGGTCGCGTTCGCCGGGCTGGATGTGGTGGCCGTCGCGCTGACCCTGGTCCTGCTCGGCACCTGCCTGGGCGCGCTCATGCCGCTGTCCATGGCGATCAGCGTCAACTGGAACCCGGAGCTGCGGGCGACCGCCGCCGCCACCGACGCGCTCTCCCGCAGCGTCGGTCAGACCACCGGTCCGATCGCCGTGGGCGCGCTGGTCGCCGTCGGCGGCGTCAGCACGGTCGGCGTGGTCGTCTTCGGCGCGACCCTGCTCGGGCTGGCCGCCTCCCGCAACATCTTCACCGCCACCAACTCAGCCTAG
- a CDS encoding GntR family transcriptional regulator, whose protein sequence is MAVVFDNHEATSFAGISGTVHERVRDWMRAAIVDGTLKSGSRIVQTEIAQLLGVSPTPVREAMRDLAAEGLIKVHARKVATVTAIDADELRDIRQLRETLEALAARLCAERITEAELAEAERMQEEMERDPDLGKYVELNRTFHVFLYNAARSPRLTQMLLSLRSATPGMLSVAFTRSKERRLDGLDEHRRFLKACRDRDLDAAEAIFRTHSSPAFDEMLAMLERQPTD, encoded by the coding sequence ATGGCAGTGGTGTTCGACAACCACGAGGCAACGTCCTTCGCCGGTATCTCGGGAACCGTCCACGAACGTGTCCGGGACTGGATGCGTGCGGCGATCGTCGACGGGACGCTCAAGAGCGGGTCACGGATCGTCCAGACCGAGATCGCGCAGCTGCTGGGGGTCAGCCCCACACCAGTACGCGAGGCGATGCGCGACCTGGCCGCCGAGGGGTTGATCAAGGTCCACGCCCGGAAGGTGGCCACGGTCACCGCCATCGACGCGGACGAACTGCGCGACATCCGGCAACTGCGCGAGACCCTCGAAGCGCTGGCGGCCCGACTGTGCGCCGAGCGGATCACCGAGGCGGAGCTGGCCGAGGCCGAACGGATGCAGGAGGAGATGGAGCGCGACCCGGACCTCGGCAAGTACGTCGAGCTGAACCGGACGTTCCACGTGTTCCTGTACAACGCGGCGCGTTCGCCGCGTCTCACCCAGATGCTGCTGTCGCTGCGGTCGGCGACGCCCGGCATGCTGTCGGTGGCGTTCACTCGATCCAAGGAGCGGCGGCTCGACGGGCTCGACGAGCACCGGCGCTTCCTGAAAGCCTGCCGCGACCGGGACCTCGACGCGGCGGAGGCCATCTTCCGTACCCACTCGTCTCCCGCCTTCGACGAGATGCTGGCCATGCTGGAACGCCAGCCGACCGACTGA